Proteins from a single region of Acidobacteriota bacterium:
- the galE gene encoding UDP-glucose 4-epimerase GalE, with protein MASSTSASAAKTGAVLVTGGAGYIGSHAAKALAAAGRRVVVIDNLSTGHRAAVRWGDMVVADVHDVPRVRETIRQYGVSAVMHFAASSLVGESVRNPISYYLNNVGGALALLEAMVEESVTRLVFSSTAAVFGDPIETPITENHPTHPINAYGETKLAVERALVHFERAYGIRSVSLRYFNAAGADPEGDLGEDHQPETHLIPRAVEAALGGSALQVFGADYQTPDGTCLRDYVHVCDLSRAHLLALEHLEHNGGTRIYNLGIGTPFSVQDVISSVERASGRPVPAERAARRPGDPAVLFASSDRIRTELGWRPAFVGLDAIVESAWAWRLTHPHGYQEEAVR; from the coding sequence ATGGCTTCCAGTACTTCAGCATCGGCCGCTAAGACCGGAGCCGTTCTTGTCACCGGCGGAGCTGGCTACATCGGCAGCCACGCCGCCAAGGCGCTCGCCGCCGCCGGCCGGCGGGTCGTCGTCATCGACAATCTGTCGACCGGGCATCGCGCGGCCGTCCGGTGGGGCGACATGGTCGTCGCCGACGTCCACGACGTGCCTCGCGTGCGCGAGACGATTCGGCAGTACGGCGTGTCGGCGGTGATGCATTTTGCGGCGTCGTCTCTGGTCGGCGAATCGGTTCGAAACCCGATCAGCTATTACCTGAATAATGTGGGCGGGGCGCTGGCGTTGCTCGAGGCGATGGTCGAGGAATCGGTCACGCGACTGGTGTTTTCGTCGACCGCAGCGGTCTTTGGAGATCCGATCGAAACGCCGATCACCGAGAACCACCCGACGCACCCCATCAACGCGTACGGCGAGACCAAGCTCGCGGTGGAGCGGGCGCTGGTTCACTTCGAGCGCGCCTACGGCATTCGGAGCGTCTCGCTGCGGTACTTCAACGCGGCGGGCGCCGATCCGGAGGGCGACCTGGGAGAGGACCACCAGCCCGAGACACACCTGATTCCCCGGGCCGTGGAGGCCGCGTTGGGAGGATCGGCGCTTCAGGTATTCGGCGCTGACTACCAGACGCCCGACGGGACGTGTCTCAGGGACTACGTTCACGTGTGTGATCTCTCGCGTGCGCATCTGCTGGCGCTGGAGCATCTCGAGCACAACGGCGGCACCCGGATCTACAACCTGGGCATCGGCACGCCGTTCTCGGTGCAGGATGTGATCAGCTCCGTCGAGCGGGCGAGTGGCAGGCCGGTGCCCGCCGAGCGTGCGGCTCGACGCCCGGGCGATCCGGCTGTGTTGTTCGCCTCCAGCGATCGCATTCGAACGGAGTTGGGGTGGCGGCCGGCCTTCGTCGGGCTCGACGCGATCGTGGAGAGCGCCTGGGCGTGGCGACTGACTCATCCGCACGGGTATCAGGAGGAGGCGGTGCGCTGA
- a CDS encoding UDP-glucose/GDP-mannose dehydrogenase family protein has protein sequence MKLAVIGTGYVGLVAGACFAETGNDVVCVDKDEAKIRLLRKGKMPIFEPGLEEVVKRNVADKRLTFTTQLPRAVRAASVIFIAVGTPQGEDGSADLQHVLGVARDIAKAMNGYKVIVDKSTVPVGTASRVREIVRRETTYPFSVVSNPEFLKQGAAVDDFLKPDRVVVGAEDEKAAELMRNLYSPFTRTGAPILVMDCASAELCKYAANALLATKVSFMNEIANICELFGADVDQVRRAVGSDRRIGPSFLFPGTGYGGSCFPKDVKAIIKFTADKGYDFRIVKAVDEVNHSQKSVLASKMERHFGSLKGRTIAVWGLSFKPRTDDMREAPAVVLIERLLAAGARVQAFDPEAMPVAKQLFGARIVLAPTSYKALEAADALALVTEWNEFREPDFGKMRKAMKTPIIFDGRNIYAREVMRTHGFQYFSIGR, from the coding sequence ATGAAGCTAGCGGTCATCGGTACGGGCTACGTTGGACTGGTTGCCGGGGCGTGTTTTGCGGAAACCGGGAATGACGTCGTGTGCGTGGACAAAGACGAGGCGAAGATCCGGCTGCTTCGGAAGGGGAAGATGCCGATCTTCGAACCTGGGCTCGAGGAAGTCGTCAAGCGAAACGTGGCCGACAAGCGGCTGACGTTTACGACCCAGTTGCCCAGAGCGGTGCGCGCGGCGTCGGTCATCTTTATCGCCGTCGGTACGCCGCAGGGTGAAGACGGTTCGGCCGATCTGCAGCACGTGCTCGGAGTCGCCCGCGACATCGCCAAGGCCATGAACGGCTACAAGGTGATCGTCGACAAGAGCACGGTTCCGGTCGGTACGGCGAGCCGCGTGCGGGAGATCGTCCGGCGCGAGACCACCTATCCGTTCAGCGTGGTCAGCAACCCCGAGTTCCTCAAACAGGGCGCGGCGGTTGACGATTTCTTGAAGCCCGATCGCGTCGTCGTCGGCGCCGAGGATGAGAAGGCCGCCGAGTTGATGCGGAACCTGTACAGCCCGTTTACACGGACCGGCGCGCCCATCCTGGTGATGGATTGCGCGAGCGCGGAACTCTGCAAGTACGCCGCAAATGCGCTGCTGGCGACGAAGGTCTCGTTCATGAACGAGATCGCGAATATCTGCGAGTTGTTTGGCGCAGACGTTGACCAGGTCAGGCGCGCGGTCGGGTCCGACCGCCGGATTGGCCCGTCGTTCCTGTTTCCAGGCACGGGGTACGGCGGCAGCTGTTTTCCAAAGGACGTCAAAGCCATCATCAAGTTTACGGCCGACAAGGGGTACGACTTCCGCATTGTGAAGGCCGTCGATGAGGTCAATCACTCGCAGAAGTCAGTACTGGCCTCCAAAATGGAAAGGCATTTCGGGTCGCTGAAGGGCAGGACGATTGCCGTCTGGGGGTTGTCGTTCAAGCCCCGCACCGACGACATGCGCGAGGCTCCGGCGGTCGTCCTGATCGAGCGGTTGCTGGCGGCTGGCGCCAGGGTCCAGGCGTTCGACCCCGAAGCGATGCCGGTGGCGAAACAGTTGTTCGGCGCCAGGATCGTTCTGGCGCCGACCAGTTACAAGGCGCTGGAGGCCGCTGACGCCCTCGCGCTGGTGACCGAATGGAACGAGTTCCGTGAACCGGACTTCGGGAAGATGCGCAAGGCGATGAAGACGCCGATCATCTTCGATGGCCGCAACATTTATGCGCGCGAGGTGATGCGGACACATGGCTTCCAGTACTTCAGCATCGGCCGCTAA
- a CDS encoding glycosyltransferase family 1 protein, with protein sequence MLRLFLDYRPALTAPTGVGAWIHELIRALLALKAAGEPVAKGLEITVFSSSLRDRLAGSAIGELAGVRPVDWRLPVRALNLAWYRLGWPPVESLAKGPFDVVHSSTPVLLPSRSGLRVSTIHDLDFLHQPGRTWGEMRRDFPRLAGDHSRRADLVVTVSNHTARGISRELGVSDGNIAICRHGVPYWVTSLATPPEPRSGGYILFVGTLEPRKNVGGLLDAYQRLLSRWPDAPRLVLAGRETPAARAWIERATGPVFKGKVDVRGYIADRDRVSTYLGAAVLVLPSFDEGFGLPALEAMALGIPVIASNRGALPEVVGDAGLLTEPEDADGIAEALRRLLTEPGLHRACREAGLMRARTFSWSDSARALLQHYLTALARQPRTEGQGAR encoded by the coding sequence ATGTTGCGGCTCTTTCTTGACTACCGACCGGCGTTGACGGCACCCACCGGGGTCGGCGCGTGGATCCACGAGCTGATCCGGGCGCTCCTCGCGCTCAAAGCGGCCGGAGAGCCGGTTGCCAAAGGCCTCGAAATCACTGTCTTTTCGAGTTCGCTGCGCGATCGGCTGGCCGGATCGGCCATCGGGGAACTGGCGGGCGTAAGGCCGGTTGATTGGCGCCTGCCCGTCCGCGCGCTCAACCTGGCGTGGTATCGGCTGGGCTGGCCGCCAGTGGAATCGCTGGCGAAGGGCCCCTTTGACGTCGTTCATTCGTCCACGCCGGTGCTGCTGCCCTCACGGTCGGGTCTCCGGGTATCGACCATCCACGATCTTGATTTCCTTCATCAACCCGGCCGCACCTGGGGCGAAATGCGGCGGGATTTTCCGCGGCTGGCTGGCGATCACTCCCGCAGAGCCGATCTGGTTGTGACCGTCTCAAACCACACCGCCCGCGGCATCAGTCGAGAACTCGGTGTGTCCGACGGCAATATCGCTATCTGCAGGCACGGTGTCCCCTACTGGGTCACGTCTCTGGCCACCCCGCCGGAGCCGCGATCCGGGGGCTACATCCTCTTTGTCGGCACGCTCGAACCGAGAAAGAACGTGGGCGGCCTGCTCGACGCCTACCAACGGCTGCTGTCGCGCTGGCCGGACGCTCCTCGGCTGGTCCTGGCCGGACGCGAAACGCCCGCGGCCCGGGCGTGGATCGAACGCGCCACGGGGCCTGTCTTCAAAGGGAAGGTCGACGTACGCGGGTACATCGCTGACCGCGACCGCGTCTCCACGTACCTTGGGGCTGCCGTCCTCGTGTTGCCGTCGTTTGACGAAGGATTCGGCCTGCCGGCCCTCGAGGCGATGGCCCTTGGCATCCCGGTGATCGCATCCAATCGCGGGGCGCTCCCGGAAGTGGTCGGTGACGCCGGCCTCCTGACTGAGCCAGAGGATGCCGATGGCATCGCTGAGGCGCTTCGTCGCCTCCTCACCGAGCCCGGACTCCACCGTGCCTGTCGAGAAGCGGGTCTGATGAGGGCGCGCACATTCAGCTGGAGCGACTCGGCGAGGGCACTCCTGCAGCACTATCTGACGGCCCTGGCTCGGCAACCGCGGACCGAAGGTCAGGGGGCCCGGTGA
- a CDS encoding glycosyltransferase family 1 protein, producing MRIGIDSRELLGRPTGVGRYLLHLLAEWAALARDGGFPHQIVLYAPAECPPDAAAAIAPLAPECRIVRGSAGTWWEQVQLPPPAARDRLDVLFAPAYTAPLRMACPVVQTIHDLSFLAHPEWFSRRERLRRSWVTRASARRARTVLTVSRFSASEIRDRLGIPDDRIRVIPHGLTTPGGGIITPGVISSAVITPGVISRGGITPGVISPGVITPGVIVPSGWPTFGERPPVVLYVGSIFNRRHVPDLITAFAAVAATVPGARLEIVGENRTYPPQDLAGLCRTLGIADRVNIRAYVGDAELAGLYRSARVFAFLSEYEGFGLTPLEALSCGIPVVVLDTPAARETCGPAASYVGAGDTRAVTAQLRTLLTDAYAHQEALRPAAGVLSRYSWPDAARKTLEALEGAAR from the coding sequence ATGCGGATTGGGATCGACAGCCGCGAGTTGCTGGGACGGCCGACCGGCGTTGGCCGGTACCTCCTGCACCTGCTTGCCGAATGGGCCGCGCTCGCCCGCGATGGCGGGTTTCCCCACCAGATTGTGCTGTACGCGCCGGCGGAGTGCCCGCCAGACGCCGCGGCCGCAATCGCTCCTCTGGCACCGGAGTGCCGGATTGTCCGCGGTTCGGCTGGCACGTGGTGGGAACAGGTCCAGCTCCCTCCGCCTGCGGCACGGGACCGCCTCGACGTCTTGTTTGCGCCGGCGTACACGGCGCCGCTCAGGATGGCATGCCCGGTCGTTCAGACCATCCACGACCTGTCATTTCTCGCGCACCCGGAGTGGTTTTCGCGCCGCGAACGGTTGCGGCGATCCTGGGTCACACGCGCCTCAGCCCGGCGCGCACGAACCGTGCTGACGGTGTCGCGCTTCTCCGCGAGCGAGATCCGCGACCGTCTGGGGATTCCTGACGACCGGATTCGCGTCATCCCTCACGGTCTCACGACTCCCGGCGGGGGAATAATCACTCCCGGAGTGATTAGCTCGGCCGTAATCACTCCGGGAGTAATTAGCCGGGGGGGAATCACTCCGGGAGTAATTAGTCCGGGAGTAATCACTCCGGGAGTGATTGTTCCATCCGGCTGGCCGACATTCGGCGAACGCCCGCCGGTCGTTCTGTACGTGGGGTCGATATTCAATCGACGTCACGTGCCCGATCTGATCACCGCCTTTGCGGCAGTCGCCGCGACTGTCCCGGGTGCGCGCCTCGAAATCGTCGGCGAGAACCGCACGTATCCGCCTCAAGATCTCGCTGGCCTTTGCCGGACGCTGGGCATCGCGGATCGCGTCAACATCCGGGCGTACGTCGGAGACGCCGAACTGGCGGGATTGTACCGTTCGGCCCGCGTGTTTGCGTTTCTCTCGGAATACGAAGGGTTCGGGCTGACGCCGCTCGAAGCGCTCAGCTGCGGGATCCCCGTTGTCGTGCTCGACACCCCCGCGGCGCGGGAGACGTGCGGGCCCGCCGCCTCCTACGTCGGCGCCGGTGATACGCGAGCGGTGACGGCACAGTTGAGGACACTTCTGACTGACGCCTACGCTCACCAGGAGGCACTTCGGCCGGCGGCCGGCGTGCTGAGCCGGTACAGCTGGCCCGATGCCGCTCGCAAGACGCTCGAAGCGCTCGAAGGAGCCGCGCGCTGA
- a CDS encoding glycosyltransferase family 2 protein: MPDLTIIIVSFNTRPELEDCLASLVEHRARVDHEIVVVDNASSDGTAAALRARWPAVRLIEPGRNVGFAAANNLGIRASAGEFVLLLNSDTVVRAGAIDTLVDQMRRSPEVAAAGPRIVDAGGKAELSFGRQIAPLTEARQKLLTRLHEGGIRWANRRVERLTRSRRFPDWVSGACLLVRRCDAIAAGLLDERYFLYAEDVDLCAALRALGKRILFVPEAEIVHLRGRARASRPVASEQAYRNAHLAFYAKHHPRWFPWLALYLRIRGKLPREGA; this comes from the coding sequence ATGCCAGACCTCACGATCATCATCGTGTCGTTCAATACGCGGCCGGAGCTGGAAGACTGCCTCGCCTCGCTGGTCGAGCATCGGGCGAGGGTCGACCACGAGATCGTCGTGGTTGACAACGCGTCAAGCGACGGCACCGCGGCGGCGCTACGCGCCCGCTGGCCCGCCGTCCGGCTGATTGAACCGGGTCGGAACGTCGGCTTCGCGGCCGCCAACAACCTCGGGATCCGCGCCTCGGCCGGCGAGTTCGTGCTCTTGCTCAACAGCGACACCGTCGTGCGCGCTGGCGCGATTGACACGCTGGTCGATCAGATGCGCCGCTCGCCAGAGGTGGCCGCGGCCGGGCCGCGGATCGTGGATGCCGGCGGCAAGGCCGAACTCTCGTTTGGCCGCCAGATTGCGCCGCTGACCGAGGCGCGCCAGAAACTGCTGACGCGGCTGCACGAGGGGGGCATCAGGTGGGCGAATCGCCGCGTTGAGCGGTTGACGCGATCGCGGCGGTTTCCCGATTGGGTGAGCGGCGCCTGTCTCCTGGTGCGCCGATGCGACGCCATTGCGGCAGGCCTGCTGGACGAGCGCTACTTTCTCTACGCCGAGGACGTCGATTTGTGCGCCGCCTTGCGCGCGCTCGGCAAACGGATTCTGTTCGTCCCCGAAGCGGAGATCGTTCATCTCCGGGGCCGGGCGCGGGCCTCGAGACCGGTCGCGTCAGAGCAGGCGTATCGCAACGCGCATCTGGCGTTCTACGCGAAGCACCATCCGCGGTGGTTTCCGTGGCTCGCCCTCTACCTGCGCATCCGCGGCAAACTTCCCCGTGAAGGGGCATGA
- a CDS encoding glycosyltransferase family 1 protein, whose protein sequence is MRIAIDARKLHDFGIGTYIRNLLKHLASSDHDSEYVIVCRPADAEYIRQMAPNFAAVAEKAKPYSIREQIALPLRLVSARVDLFHAPHYVLPPLVPCRSIVTIHDCIHLMFPQYLPNRLAYFYARASLAAAATRAARILTVSETSKSDILRYCNVPADRIIVIPNAIDDRLATPPLEEDIQRVRERYQLDGPFALYVGNIKPHKNLERLIEAFHLVRREGFEGLKLLIIGNQISRFPGLRRAVDRYKLHKHVRFLGFVGDDTLAALYRLATVFVFPSLYEGFGLPPLEAMASGTPVVTSNVSSLPEVVGDAAILVDPYSAKAIADGIQRVLVDPELRATLSRRGLERARTFSWEASVRRTLDVYRDVAG, encoded by the coding sequence GTGCGCATCGCCATAGACGCCCGGAAGTTGCACGACTTCGGGATTGGCACCTACATTCGCAATCTGCTGAAGCACCTCGCGTCGTCTGACCACGACTCCGAGTACGTCATCGTGTGCCGTCCGGCAGACGCGGAGTACATCAGGCAGATGGCGCCGAACTTTGCGGCCGTCGCGGAGAAGGCCAAGCCGTATTCCATCCGGGAGCAGATCGCCCTGCCGCTGCGGCTCGTGTCGGCGCGCGTCGATTTGTTCCACGCCCCTCACTACGTGCTGCCTCCGCTGGTGCCGTGCCGGTCGATTGTGACGATCCACGACTGTATCCACCTGATGTTCCCGCAGTACTTGCCCAATCGACTGGCGTACTTCTACGCGCGAGCCAGTCTCGCGGCGGCGGCGACGCGGGCTGCACGGATCCTGACGGTCTCCGAGACCTCGAAGTCGGACATCCTCCGGTATTGCAACGTTCCCGCCGACCGCATCATCGTCATTCCCAACGCGATCGATGATCGGCTCGCGACGCCGCCCCTGGAGGAGGACATCCAGCGGGTCCGTGAGCGGTATCAACTGGACGGCCCCTTCGCGCTCTACGTGGGCAACATCAAGCCCCACAAGAACCTCGAACGGCTGATCGAGGCGTTTCACCTGGTGCGCCGCGAGGGATTCGAGGGATTGAAGCTGCTCATCATCGGGAATCAGATCTCCAGGTTCCCCGGCCTCCGTCGCGCGGTCGACCGGTACAAGCTCCACAAGCACGTCCGCTTTCTGGGGTTCGTCGGTGACGACACCCTGGCGGCGTTGTACAGGCTGGCGACCGTGTTCGTGTTTCCGTCGTTATATGAGGGCTTCGGGTTGCCTCCTCTGGAGGCGATGGCGAGTGGCACGCCCGTGGTCACCTCGAACGTATCCTCGCTGCCAGAGGTGGTTGGCGATGCCGCGATCCTGGTCGATCCGTACAGCGCGAAGGCGATTGCCGACGGTATCCAGCGCGTCCTCGTCGATCCAGAGTTGAGAGCGACACTCAGCCGGCGTGGGCTCGAGCGGGCCCGGACGTTCTCGTGGGAGGCGTCGGTCCGGCGTACGCTGGACGTCTACAGGGATGTGGCCGGATGA
- a CDS encoding glycosyltransferase has protein sequence MRIALVHDWLTGMRGGEKVLEVLCDVYPAADVFTLLHVPGSVSPRIERHRIRTSLVQRVPGAKRIYRQLLPLFPFAIEQFSFDRYDLIVSISHCAAKSILPGIRARHLCYCLTPMRYAWDQFGAYFGPDRVGRLGSGVLRPVMARLARWDAATANRAHQIVAISRYVADRVRGYYNRQASVVYPPVDTEYFRPDGSAPGNSALVVSALVPYKRVDLAIAACAHAGIPLRIVGTGPELDRLRRMAGPTVSFPGWLSDGQIRDEYLRAGVVLLPGIEDFGIVPLEAQACGRPVVALNRGGATETVVDGVTGTLVGESGAEAFGHAIGRTIDARLDAGAIRLHAERFGRARFEVEMRAAVDRVLTSSLW, from the coding sequence ATGAGGATCGCACTCGTTCACGACTGGCTCACCGGCATGCGCGGCGGCGAGAAGGTACTCGAGGTGCTCTGTGACGTGTACCCTGCCGCCGACGTCTTCACGCTGCTGCACGTGCCGGGCTCGGTATCCCCGCGCATCGAACGCCATCGCATCCGGACCTCGCTGGTGCAGCGCGTGCCCGGCGCGAAGCGCATCTATCGGCAGCTGCTTCCGCTGTTTCCCTTCGCCATCGAACAGTTCTCGTTCGACCGGTACGACCTGATCGTCAGCATCAGTCATTGCGCGGCAAAATCGATTCTGCCCGGAATCAGGGCACGCCATCTCTGCTATTGCCTGACTCCCATGCGGTACGCGTGGGACCAGTTCGGGGCGTATTTCGGCCCGGATCGCGTCGGCCGGCTCGGGTCTGGCGTGCTCAGGCCGGTGATGGCCCGGCTCGCCAGGTGGGATGCGGCCACGGCGAACCGCGCTCATCAGATCGTCGCCATTTCGCGATATGTCGCTGATCGGGTGCGTGGATACTATAATCGACAGGCTTCGGTCGTGTATCCGCCCGTCGACACGGAATATTTTCGCCCCGACGGGAGCGCACCGGGAAACTCGGCGCTGGTGGTCTCGGCCCTGGTGCCGTACAAGCGAGTTGATCTGGCGATTGCCGCGTGCGCGCACGCCGGGATTCCTCTTCGCATTGTGGGAACAGGCCCGGAACTCGATCGTCTGCGAAGGATGGCTGGACCGACCGTGTCGTTTCCTGGATGGCTGAGTGACGGCCAGATCCGCGACGAGTACCTCCGAGCGGGCGTGGTGCTGTTGCCGGGCATCGAAGACTTCGGCATCGTGCCGCTCGAAGCGCAGGCGTGCGGCAGGCCGGTGGTCGCGCTCAATCGGGGCGGAGCGACCGAAACGGTCGTCGACGGCGTCACTGGCACGCTGGTGGGCGAGAGCGGCGCCGAGGCGTTCGGCCATGCGATCGGGAGGACGATTGACGCCCGGCTGGACGCCGGGGCGATTCGCCTCCATGCCGAGCGGTTCGGCCGCGCGCGCTTCGAAGTCGAGATGCGCGCGGCGGTAGACAGGGTCCTGACATCGTCTTTATGGTGA
- a CDS encoding undecaprenyl-phosphate glucose phosphotransferase, with translation MVKRYKRTLAAFYVVTDAMLGVAAFIGAYLVRFDSQLFQVTKGYPPFWQYAAVLPFVGLLVPVAFYFQGLYSIRRNRSRVDDFFAVFIGTIVAVVLGVLTTLYVGAYYTPVELKERGALEVSQLVWGLFLLFNITLTFASREVVRRTLERRWRVGIGLKRILIVGAGALGKLVADKIIQHHELGYQIVGFLDNRAERDHLGYRGLPLLGTIAEASDICARERVDHIYVALPLEEHRLMMQVIEAAAKDLIDVKIVPDLLQFIALRARIEDLDGVPIINLNEVPLQGLNALVKRAVDLIVALISLIVLAIPLAIVMAIVRLTSPGPVLYRQERMSLDGSSFAVYKFRSMYRGAEEDTGPVWARDEDPRCTPVGRILRRFDIDELPQLFNVLRGEMSLVGPRPERPYFVEQFKHRYPQYMLRHKVKSGITGWAQVNGWRGNTSLEKRIEFDLYYIENWSLSLDVKILWLTLVRGLGLFHGTTAE, from the coding sequence ATGGTGAAGAGATACAAGCGAACCCTCGCCGCCTTCTACGTCGTCACCGACGCGATGCTGGGCGTCGCGGCGTTTATCGGAGCCTACCTGGTTCGGTTCGACAGCCAGCTGTTTCAGGTCACCAAGGGCTATCCTCCCTTCTGGCAGTACGCCGCCGTTCTGCCGTTTGTGGGCCTGCTGGTTCCCGTCGCGTTCTACTTTCAGGGCCTCTACAGCATCCGCCGCAACCGTTCGCGGGTGGACGATTTTTTTGCGGTCTTCATCGGCACGATCGTGGCGGTCGTGCTCGGCGTGCTCACCACGCTGTATGTCGGCGCGTACTACACGCCGGTCGAGTTGAAGGAACGCGGCGCACTCGAGGTATCCCAGCTGGTCTGGGGTCTGTTCCTGCTCTTCAACATCACGCTCACGTTCGCCTCGCGCGAGGTGGTCAGGCGGACGCTCGAGCGTCGCTGGCGCGTGGGCATCGGTCTCAAGCGGATCCTGATCGTGGGGGCGGGCGCGCTCGGCAAACTGGTGGCCGACAAGATCATCCAGCACCACGAACTTGGATATCAGATCGTGGGGTTTCTCGACAACAGGGCGGAGCGCGATCACCTGGGTTACCGCGGTCTGCCGCTGCTCGGCACGATCGCCGAGGCGTCGGATATCTGCGCCAGGGAACGTGTCGATCACATCTACGTCGCACTCCCGCTGGAGGAGCATCGACTGATGATGCAGGTCATCGAAGCGGCCGCCAAGGATCTAATCGATGTCAAGATCGTGCCCGACCTGCTGCAGTTCATCGCCCTCCGGGCGCGGATCGAAGATCTCGACGGCGTGCCCATCATCAACCTCAACGAGGTTCCCCTGCAGGGGCTGAACGCCCTGGTGAAGCGTGCGGTCGATCTGATCGTGGCCCTGATCTCGCTGATCGTCCTGGCGATACCGCTGGCCATCGTGATGGCGATCGTCCGGCTCACCTCGCCCGGTCCCGTGCTGTACCGCCAGGAGCGGATGAGCCTCGACGGATCGTCATTCGCGGTGTACAAGTTCCGCTCGATGTACCGTGGAGCCGAGGAGGACACCGGGCCTGTCTGGGCTCGCGACGAGGACCCCCGCTGCACGCCCGTCGGACGGATTCTCCGCCGCTTCGACATCGATGAGCTGCCTCAACTCTTCAACGTCCTGCGAGGCGAGATGTCGCTGGTCGGGCCGCGCCCGGAACGCCCCTATTTCGTCGAACAGTTCAAGCACCGGTATCCGCAGTACATGCTGCGCCACAAGGTCAAGTCGGGCATCACCGGGTGGGCACAGGTCAACGGGTGGCGGGGCAACACCTCGCTCGAGAAACGGATTGAATTCGATCTGTATTACATCGAGAACTGGTCGCTCAGTCTCGACGTGAAAATCCTGTGGCTCACCCTCGTCCGGGGGCTGGGGCTGTTTCACGGCACCACAGCCGAGTAG
- a CDS encoding SDR family oxidoreductase → MSQARVVITGAAGFIGSHLSETLLDRGYSVVGIDNLLTGDMANLTHLQGRDFLFIKHDVTNYIYVDGPVDFVLHWASPASPIDYLELPIQTLKVGALGTHKALGLAKAKGARFVIASTSEVYGDPLEHPQKETYWGNVNPIGPRGVYDEAKRFAEAMTVAYHRYHGVDAKIVRIFNTYGPRMRVKDGRAVPNFISQALRGEDVTVFGDGQQTRSLCYVTDLVDGVIKLMHSSTNEPVNIGNPRELTIEQIARTIIGMIGSSSRLVYKPLPTDDPKVRRPDISRARSILGWEPTVPLETGLEQTIAYFRTKCFGSR, encoded by the coding sequence ATGTCACAAGCGCGCGTGGTCATTACCGGAGCTGCCGGGTTCATCGGATCGCACTTGTCGGAGACGTTGCTCGATCGAGGCTACAGCGTCGTTGGCATCGACAATCTGCTGACCGGTGACATGGCGAATCTGACGCACCTGCAGGGCAGGGACTTCCTGTTCATCAAGCACGACGTCACCAACTACATCTACGTCGATGGGCCCGTGGACTTCGTCCTGCACTGGGCCAGCCCCGCCAGCCCGATCGACTATCTCGAGCTGCCCATTCAGACGCTGAAGGTCGGAGCGCTCGGCACGCACAAGGCGCTTGGGCTCGCCAAGGCGAAGGGCGCCCGCTTCGTCATTGCGTCGACGTCAGAGGTGTACGGCGATCCGCTGGAGCATCCCCAGAAGGAGACGTACTGGGGCAACGTGAATCCGATTGGCCCGCGGGGGGTGTACGACGAGGCTAAGCGGTTTGCCGAGGCGATGACGGTTGCGTACCACCGATACCACGGCGTCGACGCGAAGATCGTGCGCATCTTCAACACCTACGGGCCGCGCATGCGGGTCAAGGACGGCCGCGCCGTGCCCAACTTCATTTCGCAGGCGCTTCGGGGCGAGGATGTGACGGTGTTTGGAGACGGCCAGCAGACGCGCAGCCTCTGTTATGTGACCGACCTGGTCGATGGCGTCATCAAGCTGATGCACTCCTCCACCAACGAACCGGTCAACATCGGCAACCCGCGCGAATTGACGATCGAACAGATCGCCAGGACCATCATCGGCATGATCGGCTCATCGAGCCGACTCGTCTACAAACCGCTGCCGACCGATGACCCGAAGGTCAGGCGGCCGGACATCTCGCGGGCGCGATCCATTCTCGGATGGGAACCAACCGTGCCGCTCGAGACCGGCCTCGAGCAGACGATTGCCTACTTCAGGACGAAGTGCTTCGGCTCGCGATGA
- a CDS encoding CDP-alcohol phosphatidyltransferase family protein, with product MRSLGPLNLANQLTLLRLALVPAFALLTLYGHLGWALAVFVVAGITDALDGLVARVTNQRTAVGAWLDPMADKLLLLTTFIVLSLPGIGLTNRLPLWLTVLVISRDVVIVFTVAVISLALGPRTFKPSMYGKIATATYIFTSIVVMLFNYLKQTSVLVEIGIYASLVLTLVSGAHYVVHVRRMLNEPPPPPSLDS from the coding sequence GTGAGATCGCTTGGTCCCCTGAACCTGGCCAACCAGTTGACGCTGCTCAGGCTGGCGCTCGTGCCCGCGTTTGCCCTTCTCACGCTGTATGGCCACCTGGGCTGGGCGCTGGCCGTATTTGTCGTCGCCGGCATCACCGATGCACTCGATGGCCTTGTCGCGCGGGTGACCAACCAGCGGACCGCCGTCGGCGCGTGGCTCGATCCGATGGCGGACAAGCTTCTGCTTCTGACGACGTTCATTGTGCTGTCCCTGCCCGGGATTGGCCTCACCAACCGGCTGCCGCTGTGGCTGACGGTGCTTGTAATCAGCCGCGATGTGGTCATTGTGTTCACGGTGGCGGTCATCAGCCTGGCACTCGGGCCCCGGACGTTCAAGCCGTCCATGTACGGCAAGATCGCGACGGCCACCTACATTTTCACCAGTATCGTGGTGATGCTGTTCAACTATCTCAAGCAGACGTCGGTGCTGGTGGAGATCGGGATCTACGCGAGCCTGGTGTTGACGCTGGTCTCAGGGGCGCACTACGTGGTCCACGTGCGCCGGATGCTCAACGAGCCGCCGCCGCCGCCGTCGCTCGATTCATAG